CTCGGCGCTCGACCCGCGCGATGCTGTAAGGCCGGCGGCCGAAGGCCCGTCGCCCACCCAGTTCCAGGCCGGTGGTCTCGGGCCAACCGTCGGCCTCGTCGAGGACTCGCCCTTCCGAGGCCCGGGCCTCACGGGCATCCGACTCGCACAGAATGTTGACGAACTGGCCGGGCAGGCTCCGCCAATCGGGCGGGGCGTCAAGGACGAGCCAGACAAAGTCCCGGCCGGCGGGTCGGCGGCCGACGACCGGCAACTCGAGCCGCCGGGCCCGCGAGACATCGGCTTCCTGGGTGGCCCTCCGGGCCGCCATGCGCTTGCCCTTCGCTGGTGATGGGGTCGGGGAACGGATTATCGCGCCGGCCGGCCGCGAAGCAAGCCTTTTCCCCCCTTAGGCATTGACAGAGCCCTCGGATAGGCCTAAATTGGCTGCCGGCCAGGCGGGCGCGCGGCCCGCACGTTGGCCGTTTCCGTGATGAGACTCCGGGAGAAGGGGCAGGATGAGCACGAAAGCGATCGATTTGCGCCGCGGCATGACCGTCAACTACAAGGGCGGCCTCTGGACCATCATCGACAACCAGAAGGTCGCCAAGGGCAACTGGCGCTCCAGCCAGGTCATTCAACTGAAGAACCTCCAGACCGGCCAGTTAAGCGAGGAACGGTTCCGCACCGAGGAGTTGTTCGAGCAGGCCTACGTCGAACGCAAGACCATGAATTACCTCTATTCCGACGCGACGCATCACCTCCTGATGGACATGCAGACGTTCGAGGAGGTCCGCATCCCGGCCGAGTTCATCGGCCCGAACTCGGTCTACCTGACGCCGAACCTCGAACTCGTGATCGGCCTGGCGGACGGACACCCCGTCACCGCCGACCTGCCGAACACCGTGGAACTGGTGGTCGAGGACACGCCGCCCGACCTCAAGGGCGCCACCGCCACCAACTCGATGAAAGAGGCCACGTGCGAGGGCGGCGCACGCGTCAAGGTCCCCTCGTTCGTGAAGAACGGCGACCACCTCATCGTGGACACCCGGA
The window above is part of the Planctomycetota bacterium genome. Proteins encoded here:
- the efp gene encoding elongation factor P; translated protein: MSTKAIDLRRGMTVNYKGGLWTIIDNQKVAKGNWRSSQVIQLKNLQTGQLSEERFRTEELFEQAYVERKTMNYLYSDATHHLLMDMQTFEEVRIPAEFIGPNSVYLTPNLELVIGLADGHPVTADLPNTVELVVEDTPPDLKGATATNSMKEATCEGGARVKVPSFVKNGDHLIVDTRTGEYVSRV